One region of Oncorhynchus mykiss isolate Arlee chromosome 8, USDA_OmykA_1.1, whole genome shotgun sequence genomic DNA includes:
- the cited2 gene encoding cbp/p300-interacting transactivator 2 yields the protein MVDRMMAMNHGRFPEAINGLHHHHPARRMGMGQFSNPLHHQQQQQQQQQQHGYTTGIMGDHLHYGGGNVTSNHGIRHSVGSGNVNVNAGHPNGNMPPGARYSSQFVGPTAAVPTQGQLAASMQLQKLNTQYYSHHTHPSHHHYMHELHPANHQLNGTGQQFRDGNAKHSTSSLPPQAHHLPAAILPPNVIDTDFIDEEVLMSLVIEMGLDRIKELPELWLGQNEFDFMTDFVCKQQPSRVSC from the coding sequence ATGGTAGACCGCATGATGGCAATGAACCATGGACGATTCCCTGAAGCTATTAATGGtctccaccatcaccacccagCACGCAGAATGGGCATGGGGCAGTTCTCGAACCCATTACACcatcagcaacaacaacagcagcagcaacagcagcatgGTTACACTACTGGTATTATGGGAGATCATTTGCACTACGGAGGGGGAAATGTAACATCTAACCACGGAATTAGACATTCTGTGGGTTCGGGGAATGTAAATGTAAACGCTGGACACCCAAACGGCAACATGCCTCCCGGTGCGCGCTATAGCTCTCAATTTGTGGGACCCACCGCCGCCGTCCCCACTCAAGGACAGCTCGCAGCAAGTATGCAGTTACAAAAGCTCAACACGCAGTACTACAGCCACCATACACATCCCTCTCATCATCATTATATGCATGAGTTGCATCCTGCGAATCATCAACTTAACGGGACAGGACAACAGTTCAGAGATGGCAACGCGAAACACAGCACGTCCAGTTTGCCTCCACAGGCGCACCATTTGCCTGCTGCAATACTGCCCCCCAACGTCATTGACACGGACTTTATTGATGAGGAGGTCTTGATGTCTCTGGTCATTGAGATGGGCCTGGACCGAATAAAGGAGCTACCTGAGCTGTGGTTAGGACAGAACGAGTTTGATTTCATGACAGACTTCGTATGTAAGCAACAGCCAAGCCGAGTGAGTTGTTAA